A segment of the Nomascus leucogenys isolate Asia unplaced genomic scaffold, Asia_NLE_v1 001323F_41891_qpd_obj, whole genome shotgun sequence genome:
ataaataaataaaaataaatttaaaaaaacaccaaTGCAAAGGTTTTCCCTTGGGCTTCTTTGTACCTGTTACCCTCACCTGGCATTTGTCAGCAGGGCTCGCTTTTCACAAGCACATGGGGAGACAGACACAGGGGGAAGAAAAGGCAAATTCTTGGCTTTTGAGCATCTAACCCAACTTTTGTAAACTCTCCACTGAATGTCCTATCCCAAGGAAAGAACATGAAAGCTCAGCTAGCTATGGCATGGTTCTGTGCTGGAAAGTTTCTATGCTGAAGTGTAACTGATAATGGGTCCAGGGCCCATCGCTCCCTGGGATGAGTCACCAAGGGTCAAAGGAAGCAGTGATAGAAACTCAACAAGGATGGgattccagggcaggaagcatagCCCAGGGCATAGCCCAGATGACATGAGACTGTAGAGATGTCCAGCATCCAACATGGCCGTGGGGTGGCGCAAAAGATGAGTCTGAGCAGCTTCACAGAGCCCCCAGGAAGCCCCGTGTCAGAACAAAAATGCAGCCAAGATGTCTGAGCCCCGCAAGGAAGAACGACAAAGTGGCCAGGAGTGGGTTGGCAATCCTGAAGGGTTCCAATCCCTTCCCAACTAacaggctgtgtggccttgggcgaGTTGCTcttctgcacctcagtttcctcattcgtaaaatagggatgatgataataataatatccacCTCACAGGGTgtttgggagaattaaatgactTCATAAATGTAAACACTTAGAGCAACACCTGGCACTCAGTAAGTGCAAGGAGTCACAGAGGGTCCTGTGAGGACCTGCAACAAGAGTTATGTGACCAGTGACACCAGCAGAGGCTGCTCTGGGGCAGTggtttcaaagtgtggtccccaagCTGTTAGCATCCCACCCCCAATCTACTAAATCAGAACATGTGGGGAAACTGTTTTAACAAGTTGCCCAGGTGATTCTTACACACATTACAGTTTTCAGAAGCTTGTCTTAGGGAAAGAAGCTGAAGTCCAAAGACCATGCAGGATGAGCTACATTCAGCAGATACACCCTTGCCAGATGCCAGGACAACATAACCCCTCTTGGAACTTAGAGAACACATCCgccgacacacacacaccttacaCTGACTATCTAAAAGAGCCTACCTTTAAACCAGACATGAACACCTTTAAATTGAGATGTCCACATTTTTCACCATGGGGAGAGATGAGTGCCCACGAACTCCTCAGTTTGGTGAAATAAGGGAAGTTTCATTGTGCGCTCCCTCGTTTGTGACTATACAGATATCATTTCCATTACACCTGCTGCAATGGCCACAGTCTCCTAGGAGCTGGTCATTGTGTCCACCTAAGAGAATCTGCAGCTTTTTTGCCAAACCGTAAGCTCCTTATGGCATCCCAGCCACATCCGTGCTTCTCTTGGGAAGCTCTGGAGCTTCATGGCAGTGGTTAGCATTGCTGTTGTTCTTAAGCAATGAGGTATATGCACCACTAAAGGCAATGGGTGAAACTCCAATGGGAGGGTTTGAGCTAGCACACTTGGGAAGACCAAATAATTAACGTAAGGCACTGAAGGGAATAGACCCTCTTCTCCTTAGGCAGTAGGAACAGATGCCTGGGGGCTGCGAGGGGTTTCTTTAGGAGCTGGCCTCCCCAGGGGATCATCCAGTGTGGTCTGTGGGTGGGGAGATTTCCTGGAGCCCACCCAACCCTTCCTATCCCCAGGGCCAGCTCTTACCACTTGAGTCATCTTGAGGCACAGTTTCTTGTGTGCTGCTGTCAGCATGGCCAGAGCCCCTGCAGCCGCATTCTGCACCTTATCATCATCCTCCCCACAGAGCAGCACCACCAGCTTCAGCCAGTCATTCCCGTCAGCCAAGGACCTTTCCTGTACCTGTGGGAGGCAGGAACATGGCTCAGAGAAAACTGTCCCCAATCTGCCCAGCCTGAAGAGGGTAAGATACATCTGAAGTTCTCTGACCCAAGATCTCTTAGAGTTTCCCTTTGAGCAGCTCACTCATGCTACCTCCcccaagaagccttccctgactggTTGAATGAAGGGGCTACAAATTCTTCcaagtaaagaaaataaggaattCCCCATCTAGTGTGCTTCACCACCTCTGTTTGCATTCAGCCTCCACACcaggggaaggaggcaggcaCAGACTCCTGCAGGGTAGATGATGCCTGAGGAACTGTATTTCCCATCCCTTTGGGGAACCTTGGAAGGTTTCTCCCATAATGGATGGGCCTTCAGGGTCTTCCATAAAATGATTTTGCAGGGACGGGGGCAGAAGCAGGAAACAATTAGGTGGTTTGCTTGGTATTAGAAAGCTACAGTGCCGTCTCCaccaggtgagagatgaggctTCCCAAGGATCTGAAAACCAGGAGAAGAGCATCCAGGGGACCAGTGCCCTGACATGTCTCAGAGAGGTATTAACCCCTCACAGCATCTCATCCTCACCCCTCTGCACTACTGTAAAATCTAGGTGGTCAAGTCTCAGAGCATTCTAATGGGCCAGGTTTCCTAGAAGTGGAACTCCAAAAGGGGACCAAGATCACAGCTTCCCAGGTGTGACCCTCTACCTGCATCTCCCTGAAGCTGGAGCAGTGGTCATGGGAGATGAGAGCATGGCAGAGGTCACCATATATCAGAGGGGTCAGCATGGCCCCCTCTCATGGGACACAACTGCCCTTACATGGACTACATTCCCCCATTTCTCACATCTCAATGTGGGGATGGCCTAGTTCTCAAAGATGGAACATGAGCAGAAATGATGTGTGTCACTTTCAGGCACCTCTCCCTCAGTCTGTCTCCGCATTCGCCATCAGAATGGAATCCACTCCCAGTGTGGCAGAGGAGAAGACAGTTCTTGATGATCAAAGAAGCCTGGATCCCTGAGTCAGCTTGAAAGTGAGccacctggccaggcgcagtggctcacacctgtaatcccagcactttgggaggccaaagtgggcagaccacgaggtcaggagatcaagaccatcctggctaacatggtgaaaccccatctctactaaaaatacaaaaaactagctgcgggtggtggcacgcgcctgtagtcccagttactctggaggctgaggcaggacaattgcttgaacccaggaggcggaggttgcagtgagctgagatcacaccactgcactccagcctgggtgacagagccagactctgtctcagacaaaaaaaaaaaaaaaaaaaaaaaaagatagtgagcCACCCAATCCAAATAGGACTTTGACATGGTGAGCAAGAAATGAACTTCTATCCTATTGGGACCACTGAACACTTTGACTTGGGTTGTTGCAGCAGCCGGTGCTCCCATAGGAAAGgttgcctccctccttccatgACCTCTCTCAACCTCTCAACCTCCCCCCCCATCTCCTTGGACACACTCTCTGCCTCCCCCATGGCTGccaggcccccagcccagccttAGGCCAGCTCCCTGGTAGACCCTGGTAGCTTCATTCCCCCTGACtttaatatgccttttttttttttttttgagatgcagtcttgctttgtcacccaggctggagtgcagtggcacaatctcgactcactgtaacctctgcctcccaagttcaagtgattctcatgtctcaggctcccgagtagctgggactacaagcacccaccaccgtgcctggctaatgtttatacttttggtagagacagggtttcgccatgttggccgggctggtctcgaattcctgacttcaagtgacccacccacctcaacctcccaaagtgttgggattgcaggcgtgagccaccacacccggcctttaaTAGGCTTTAATGGGTTAGGTTTTCCCCTCTAACAGTGAGAAGATTTAAGGTTCAGGCGTTGAGGGTAAACAGACTGGGTCTCATGCTAGCCCCTATGTGGGGGCCCAGGAGGGCCATTCGGCTTGGCCCTCATGTTAATCAAGGGCCTGAAATTTAGACCCTGCTGTTATCTCTGATAAGATTATACCTACAGGCACAGCAGTACTCTGACAGGATAGGAAGAAGAAGACATTCACCAGATGGGTATCATTTATCCCATGACTGGACCATGAGGCCTACAGCATGttctgaattcattttatttttataaaccctATAATTATTCTGTGATGAGTACAGTTATATTGCATTACAATTTCTATGGGAACAGTGGTAGTCCATTAAATGCTGACATTTAAGACATCCTAAAATGGTTGATAACTGTATTTGgcgtttcttcatttttttatacaTGTGGAGCTTCAATAAATGCAAGTGGTCTAGCCTTCCTTGACCTCGGAGAGGCCCTGGTCTCATATCCTGCTTTGTTTTAAGGTTATTTAAGCCTAAGTAACTTAGGGAAATGGTGCCTTCCACCTCATCTAGCCCAGGGTTTGGATTCAAAGCCCcagctttgtattttttcctttatgcgTATCTTTCTCTCAGGGCCCCTACAGGGAGGGGGGCTGTAATCTAGGAAGGATTTAGGGATTCCTGGATTTTCCGTCCAAAATGCTACCTTAATGCCATCATAACAGCTCCCGATCTCACCCCAGGCCCTGACCCTGGCCTGCCTCTCGTGCCTTGATTAAGCCCGGGTCTCCATCCTGAGCCCCGCCTCACCTCCTTGTGGAGCACCATGTTGCACATGCACTCGGTGGCCGCCTGCCGCAGTTGATCATGAGTCTCAAACATGTAGTTCTCGATGTCTGGCAAGGCCCTCTCCTTAAAGATCTTCTGCCTGGGGTAGGAGGGTGGAGGAAGAAAGACCCTTGAGTCCTCTGCAGTGACCATGGGGGTTTTCTGGCCACCCAGGGACCATTCTTCCATTCTGGTGCTCCCCTTCCCACATCCTCAGCCAGCATGGTTTATGTGGCATCAAACTGCCCCCAGCTCTAGGAGGGGCACCATGGGCCTAAACTAAATGGCATAGCATGGCATCCTGGCCACAGCAGTGGGTTCTGGATATCACCCAACTGGAGAGCCTCTGTATTATCGCAGTAAAGaaattctctcctctctctctctctctcatcctggATGTAGATCCAAGAAGATGTGAAGGCCAGAGCTGCCCTTATAACCATGAGAGAGCAGAAAAACCCATTGAGAATTAAAGCAAtacagaaaggagaggagagacagagagaacaggAACCTAAGGCAGCTTTGTAAGCCCTGCATCAAGCCACACCTGAATCTTGTTACCCCAGACTTTTTACCtacatgagccaataaatttccttTATGCTTAGGCCTATTATAGTTAAGTTTTCTGCCACTGGCAACCAAAAGAAGCCCAACCCAGTACATGCTGACATATTCCTGCTTCCACAGAGGAATACATTTTATCCCACTATCCAcctggatatctttttttttttttttaacactttaagttctagggtacatgtgcacaacgtgcaggtgtgttacataggtatacatgtgcgtgccatgttggcttgctgcacccatcaactcctcatttacattagggtatttctcctaatgttatccttcccccagctccccacccctgacatgccccggtgtgtgatgttccccgccctgtgtccatgtgttctcattgttcaactcccacctatgagtgagaacatgcggtgtttggttttctgtccttgtgatagtttgctcagaatgatggtttccagcttcatctatgtccctgcaaaggacatgaactcatccttttttatggctgcatagtattccatggtgcatatgtgtcacattttcttttttttttttttttgagatggagtctcgctctgtcgcccaggctggagtgcagtggtgcaatctcagctcactgcaagctccgcctcccaggttcacgccattctcctgcctcagcctctccgagtagctgggactacaggcgcccccaccacgcccggctaattttttgtattttagtagagacggggtttcaccgtggtctcaatctcctgacctcgtgatccgcccgccttggcttcccaaagtgctgggattacaagcgtgagccaccacgcccggccaatttttcttattttttgtacagatgcagggtggtggtgggcggggggggtcttgctatgtcgcccaggctgatcttgaacttctggcctccagtgattctccttcctcagagtcccaaaatgctgggaatataggcatgaaccaccatgcctagcccagaagagagattttttaaaggagCACTGACTGCTCTGTTAATTATGAATTCTAGCAGACCAAGGACAGAagcagtgatgatgatggtggtagtggagATGACAGGATGTTAtaaattctagaattttttttttttttttttagacagagttttagacagagtctcactcagccacgcaggctggagtgcagtggcgagatcttggttcactgcaacctccacctcctgggtccaagcaattctcctgccttagcctctggagtagctgagattacaggcacgtgccaccacatccagctaacttttgtatttttagtagagacagggtttcaccagttggccaggctgtctcaaactcctgacctcatccacctgcctcggcctcccaaagtgctgggattataggtgtgagccaccgcaaccagccctAGAAATCTTTTGAAGGTTAAGCCAACAAGCTTTGCTCAGGTGGAGTATGAGAAAGAGTGGAGTGGTGGGTTTTATAATGAACGTGGTAATAAATCAAATTGTACAGAAGATCTTGCTATGAAAAAGCAGTGTCCCACCCCTCCACTCTCCACACACAGTCCCACTCCCCACAACcaacttcttttttaaaggttTCTGGTATTGATTACCTCCACAGCTCAAGATAAGATGTTTGTGGTTAACTTAGCAGCCATTCTCAACTCTCTTCTCACTTGCCATCTCTTACTGTAAAGTTTAGAAGACTAGACCtcatcctcccagcctcccttgcacgATGGCGGTCATGTACTCTGTTCTGGACAgtgacatataaaaataaacctgCAAACCTcattcctttaagaaaaaaaaatagcagaatacAAAACCCTAAGCAAAAAATTCTTGTAAAAAAcatcaaggccaggcgtggtgactcacgcctgtaatcacagcactttgggaggccgaggcgggtggatcacgaggttaggagatcgagaccatcctggctaacacagtgaaaccccatctctactaaaaatacaaaaaattagccaggcatggtggctggtgcctggtgcctgtagtcccagctactcgggaggctgaggcaggagaatggtgtgaaccggggaggtggagcttgcagtgagccgagattgtgccactgcactccagcctgggcaacagagccagattccgtctcaaaaaaaaaaaaaaaaaaaatcgagatGGCccggcacgatggctcacgcctgtaatcacagcactttgggagaccgaggcaggtggatcatgaggtcaggagatcgagaccatcctggctaacaaggtgaaaccccatctctactaaaaatacaaaaacaaaagagccaggcgtggtggcaggcacctgtagtcccagctacttgggaagctgaggcaggagaatggcgtgaaccccggaggcagagcttgcagtgagctgagatcatgccactgcactccagcctgggcgacacagcaagacgctgtctcaaaagcaaacaaaaaaaactatcgagatgtgtttttttggtttcttcttttttcttttttttgaggcagattttgactctgttgcccaagctggaatgcaatgacacgatctcggctcactgcaagctccgcctccccggttcaagcaattctcctgcctcagtctcccaagcagctgggattacaggcatgtgccaccatgcttggctaattttttgtatttttagtagagacagggtttcactatgttggccaggctggtcttgaactcctgacctcgtgatctgccgctttgggctcccaaagtgctgagattacaggcatgagccaccactcccgggcCCCTCTCTTTCCAGAAACTGAAGAAATCCCTCTTCATGCTCAAAGAGCTTGCCAGCAAATTCAGGTAAAGCTTTTTCCCTCCTCCTACACCTCCTAGCCCTTCCCTGTGTACTCAAAGTCTGGGTTCAGGGGATGGAACTGGGTGTGCATATGGGGTCTTCTCAGagatggccaggcacagagggACCCTGGGTCAGAGGTTTGCCCTCAGAGTGTGTCACAGGTCAAGCCATTGAAAGCAAGTCTCTCTTACAGGTCTGCAGGCCAAGAATGGGGTGGTCATGGGAGTTGGTGACAAGGCTGGGGGGTCAGAGGGGACCAGAAGGGGGTCCAGCTCCATGCTCCAGCTGGAGAGGGAGAGTCTGGGCCTGGCCCTCCATGCTGTTGTTGCTGGCTGCTGGGTGCCAGGTGCTGCTTGCATGGGacatgtgtctctgtgtatgtccTCAGGCAGGTATGCCATGTCTGGCCTCGGCTCCAGAGTACCCTTAGTTTTGAGCCTTTGCTCATAACCTCACCCAGTTGTCCCACCTGGGGTCTTCTCAAGCTCACCCCGACGTGGGAAGAGGATGAGCTCAGTGTGCAGGAGGACGCCTTCTGCAGCTGGGCCGTGCAAATATTCAAGGTCGGTTCCCAGCCAGATCTGCCCCACAGCAGGGACATAACGGGATGGGCGGGTAAATGTTGTACAGGCATGAGGGGATGGAAGGTGCCCCTGGGCCGTACGTGAGTCTgcacttctcttccttcttctgctCTGTCTAGATGCACTACAATTTGCAGACGAATTCCTTTGAGATCCTCCCATAGACTGAGGCCATGTGTGTCGTCTGCACTCTCCAGCTCCATTATGTTCCTGGATCAAGTAGAATTTGACCAATTTAAGGAGTAGACAGTACAGGGGgaacagaaaggagagaaaggaagggaaattcTTTGCAATCTTCTCAGACACCATGGACACCAGGAACAATTTCATCATGCCACATCATTTGTAGTCAATCGCCAATTGATTGGGATAtggaacaactggaactctcattcatAGCACACTGGAGTGTAAAATAACCCAATTTAGAAAaataggcagggtgtggtggctcacacctgtaatcccggcactttgggaggctgaggtgggaggatcacttgagtccaggagccttgagaccagcctgggcaagataggaagaccctgtctctacatataatttaaaaaacaaatgagctggttgtgatggtgcacacctgtggtcccagctccgtggaaggctgaggtgggaggctcacttgaccccacaaggccaaggctggagtgaattgtcatcatgtcactgcactccagcctgggcaatagagcaagactctgtctcaaaaaattaaaaaataaaaagaaagaaaaactgcttGGTGAGTTGTAATACAGTCAAATATCTATGTCTATGTTCTggattttctactaaaaattacccaatagaaaggaaaatatatttgtctgtttttaacagctttactcATTGTAGCCCCAGGCTGGAAACAATGCAAATGGTCACCaacaggagaaaggagaaatgaatTGTGGTTTTCATACAACAGAGAGGCCGACAGGCCCTCAGCAATAATAAGGAGCTAGGCCACAGGAAACATCAATGGGCCTCGCAACTAAGCAGAAGCCAGATCCAAAGAGACACATGCTGTGAGAATTCCATTCAAGTTGAACAACAAGCCAGAATGGCATCACCCTTGGGGGTCACTGGCTGGCAGGGGCACAAAGGAGTCTTCGAGAGGCTGGAAATGTTCTGGATCTGGTTCTGGGTGGTGGTCACACAGGTATTTACCTCCATTAAAAACaggctgaggctgggcgcagcggctgacacctgtaattcagcactttggtaggctgaggtgggatgattgcttgagcccaggagtttgagtccagcctgggcagcatagcaagacctcgtctctactaaaaaatcaaaaaaaatagtggggcatggtagtgcatgcctgtagtccaagctacagggaggttgaggcaggaagactgcttcagccttggaggttgaggccacagtgagctatgatcgcaccactgcactccaggttcggtgacagagcaagaccccgtctccaaacaaaacaaaacagaacaaaactcaaACAGAAAACCAGGATCTACATTTTTCTCTACCTAGACAATATCTCCATAAAatactgctaaaagaaaaaatctcccAGAGCCCAAGGAGACACAGGCACAGTTCAAGATTTCCAGCAAATCAGCACCTTAGCATCgccttgagccttggaggttagTCAGGTAAGGAGCCGCACTAGTGAGTCCAGCCCATAAAGGAGGGCCCTCTGCTCCAAGCCTTGCCTGGAGGGCCCCGGTCATTCCAACTATCCATCAAAAGTTCAATGGCTAAACAATGTGTgccaaatacataaaatgtgccgagcacggtggctcacaccagtaatcccagcactttgggaggccgagatgggcggatcacaaggtcaggagatcaagaccatcctggctaacatggtgaaaccctgcctctactaaaaatacaaaaaaattagcccggcgtggtggcgggcacccatggtcccagctactggggaggctgaggcaggagaatggcgtgaacctgggaggcagagcttgtagtgaaccgaggtcctgccactgcactccagcctgggcgacagagtgaaaagGAAGCAAACTGGGTATGTGCCTTTAGAGGTGTTGTACGTTTTCAGCATTATGAATGAATAGAGATGACTAGCAATAGTTACTTTGGTCGACAGATTTTTGGTATCTTAACTAGTTTTGGATCTCTTCCACTAAAGGGATTGCTTGTTGAACGTTGTTAAGAATGTAAGTACTGAAGGCAAACTGCCCGGGTTTAATTTTTGTTCTGTCCCTTGcaccctgcctggcttcaaatcctagctctgcttatTAAGTTCTTTTAAGGGGATGATCTTTGAGCAAATGTCTTAGCTTCTGTTTTCCCAAGTAAATGGACACAATAGTTGCTACCTTGTGAAAGATTCATGCATTTACCAGGTAGCATCACTGTTTAGTTTCAGTCATTGGTGATCTGCAGTTGGACTGTGAGGGAGTgttggggtggggtgtgtgtgtgtgtgtagcacttAACTGCACGTAGAAAGGAAAAGATACTTTTGATAACAGAGAGgcagcttttctctgcttttgtgtcaAAAGAAGGGAGTTTGGAGAGGGAAACGAATTCTGTTCAATATTAAGCTTTCTTCCTCAAAATCAGAGgtacatagaatgtgtaataatttaCAGAATTTCTAGACTGAaactatctgatttttaaaaattatttttattttttcaggttgagACTGAGCTAAAGTTAATCTGTGATGACGTACTGGATGTACTCGACAAACACCTCATTCCAGCAGCTACCACTGGCAAGTCCAAGGTTTTCTACTATGAAATGTAGGTTCCATACTAACAATTAACAAGTGTActtcaataattttaaacactCTCAGGAATAaatggctttgtttctttttttttagacatttcatactattttccttattaaatataACCAAAAATCCCACAGAAATTAACTGAGGAGCCtctaaatatcaacaaaattgtcACTTGATAGACTAGAATTAAACAAGCAAATGGTTCCAAGAAATGGCACAAGTgtattaatcataaaataaaatttctacatgAAACATTCAGCCAGCACTGTAAAATGTGTGGCCGTTTGGGGGAGGGGAATGAGATAGGTCCCAtgaaagcaaaagaatataaataagtaaagcaaaagctaatgcatttttataatagcCTGACCATCTTTTTATTCCAACATCAACTATCcttctaatattaaacaattatttttaaataaaagttggaaaccTACATAGAAGAAAGTCATGATTCTAAAAAGGCCAACTTTTAatcttacattttcctttctagTATAGAACCTACATTTCATAATAGAAAACCTTGGACTTGCCAGCGGTAGCTGCTGGAATGAGATGTTTGTCCAGTGCATCCAGAACGTCACCACAGATTAACTTTAGCTCAGTctcaacctgaaaaaataaaaatatattttaaaaaatcagattgtttcagtctagaaattctgtaaattattacacattctatctacatctggttttgtggaagagagCTTAGTATTACAGAGAATTCGTTTCCCTCTCcaaactcccttcttcccttttgacaCAAAAGCGGAGAAAAGCTGCCTTTCAGCTATCAAAAGTATCTTTTCCTTCCTGCATGCAATTAAGTGCTAGAcacacaccaccccccaccctAGCACCGCCTCACAATCCAACTGCAGAATCACCAATGACTAAAACTAAACACTGATGCTACTTGGTAAATGCTGGTCAATTACATGAATCTTTCACAAGGTAGCAACTATTGTGTCCATTTACTTGGGAAAACAGAAGCTAAGACATTTGCTCAAAGATCCGGATCCCCTTAAAAGAACTTAATAAgctaggatttgaagccaggcagggtgCAAGGGACAGAACAAAATTAAACCCAGGCAGTTTGCCTTCAGTACTTCACATTCCTAACAACTTTCAACAGACAATCCGTTTAGCGGAAGAGATCAAAAACTAGTTAAGATACCAAAAATCTATGGACCAAAAAAACTATTGCCATTCATCTCTATTCATTTATAATGCTGAAAATGTACAGCACCTCTAAACGCACATACCCAGAttgcttcctattttttttctttttctttttttgagacagagttttgctttgtccctcaggctggagtgcaatggtgcaatctcagctcactgcaacctccgcctcccgggttgaagcgattctcctgcctcagcctcccgagtggctgggattacaggcacctgccaccatacctttttaatttttttttttttttttttgagacgagtctcgctctgtcgcccaggctggagtgcagtggcgcaatctcggctcactgcaagctccgcctccgggttcacgccattctcctgcctcagcctctcgagtagctgggatacaggcgcccgccaccacgcccgctaattttttttgtatttttagtagaggggtttcaccgtggtctcgatcctgacctcatgatccgcctcgCCTCCCATGCTGGATACAGCGTGCAcccggccacttttttttttttttttttggctttcactGTTGACCAGCTGTCTCGAATCTTGACTCGTgatctgcctcctcagcctcccaaactgctgggattacaggtgtgagtcaccgtgcctcgcctttttttttttttttttttgagacatggtcttgctctgtcacccaggctggattgcagtggcacaatcatggtttactgcagcctggacctcctgggctcaaacaattcccccacctcagcctcccaagtaactgggaccacacaTGTGCAcaatcacgcctggctaattttttaattatttgtagggacgaggtcttgttttgttgcccagcctggtcttgaactcctgggctcaagagaccctcccatcatggcctcccaaagtgctggcattacattacatgcgtgagccaccttgcttggctgtaggttatgtttttaaaatccagtttgtcaatctttgtcctttttttttttttttttgagatggagtattgctctgtcacccagggt
Coding sequences within it:
- the LOC100603063 gene encoding protein unc-45 homolog B-like, with protein sequence MEEWSLGGQKTPMVTAEDSRVFLPPPSYPRQKIFKERALPDIENYMFETHDQLRQAATECMCNMVLHKEVQERSLADGNDWLKLVVLLCGEDDDKVQNAAAGALAMLTAAHKKLCLKMTQVVRAGPGDRKGWVGSRKSPHPQTTLDDPLGRPAPKETPRSPQASVPTA